One genomic window of Denticeps clupeoides chromosome 14, fDenClu1.1, whole genome shotgun sequence includes the following:
- the vegfab gene encoding vascular endothelial growth factor Ab isoform X2 produces MNFNVISMRFVFVTLLYFSAIKTAHIPDEEEQSTRDVLSFLDVYNKSFCQPREVLVDIMTEYPDEVEHIFIPSCVVLTRCAGCCHDEALECTPISTHNVTMEIKVLRPKRQQSNVFKSFTEHSMCACREKKAVKEVTSEKKPRKGKGKGQKRKRKKIREQTVDLPTCEPCCSSCTDRRRRLFVQDPQTCKCFCKHSESDCRARSLELNERTCKCDKPRR; encoded by the exons ATGAACTTTAATGTCATTTCAATGAGGTTCGTTTTCGTGACGCTTCTGTATTTCTCCGCTATCAAG ACTGCTCACATACCCGACGAGGAAGAACAGAGCACACGTGATG TGCTTTCCTTCCTGGATGTGTATAACAAGAGCTTTTGTCAGCCTAGAGAGGTGCTCGTGGACATCATGACGGAGTACCCCGACGAGGTGGAGCACATCTTCATCCCATCGTGCGTGGTGCTGACTCGCTGTGCCGGCTGCTGCCATGACGAGGCGCTGGAGTGCACACCCATCTCCACGCACAACGTCACCATGGAG attaAAGTATTAAGACCGAAGAGGCAACAATCAAACGTCTTTAAGAGTTTTACTGAGCACAGCATGTGTGCATGCAG GGAGAAGAAAGCAGTGAAAGAAGTGACAAGCGAGAA AAAACCCAGGAAGGGAAAGGGCAAAGGTCAAAAACGAAAGCGAAAGAAAATCCGAGAGCAAACGGTCGACCT CCCTACATGTGAGCCGTGCTGCAGCTCCTGCACGGACAGGCGGCGGCGCTTGTTTGTTCAGGACCCCCAGACCTGCAAATGCTTCTGCAAACACTCCGAATCGGACTGCAGGGCCCGGAGCCTTGAGCTCAACGAGAGAACGTGCAA ATGTGACAAACCCCGGAGGTAA
- the vegfab gene encoding vascular endothelial growth factor Ab isoform X5, with the protein MNFNVISMRFVFVTLLYFSAIKTAHIPDEEEQSTRDVLSFLDVYNKSFCQPREVLVDIMTEYPDEVEHIFIPSCVVLTRCAGCCHDEALECTPISTHNVTMEIKVLRPKRQQSNVFKSFTEHSMCACREKKAVKEVTSENPTCEPCCSSCTDRRRRLFVQDPQTCKCFCKHSESDCRARSLELNERTCKCDKPRR; encoded by the exons ATGAACTTTAATGTCATTTCAATGAGGTTCGTTTTCGTGACGCTTCTGTATTTCTCCGCTATCAAG ACTGCTCACATACCCGACGAGGAAGAACAGAGCACACGTGATG TGCTTTCCTTCCTGGATGTGTATAACAAGAGCTTTTGTCAGCCTAGAGAGGTGCTCGTGGACATCATGACGGAGTACCCCGACGAGGTGGAGCACATCTTCATCCCATCGTGCGTGGTGCTGACTCGCTGTGCCGGCTGCTGCCATGACGAGGCGCTGGAGTGCACACCCATCTCCACGCACAACGTCACCATGGAG attaAAGTATTAAGACCGAAGAGGCAACAATCAAACGTCTTTAAGAGTTTTACTGAGCACAGCATGTGTGCATGCAG GGAGAAGAAAGCAGTGAAAGAAGTGACAAGCGAGAA CCCTACATGTGAGCCGTGCTGCAGCTCCTGCACGGACAGGCGGCGGCGCTTGTTTGTTCAGGACCCCCAGACCTGCAAATGCTTCTGCAAACACTCCGAATCGGACTGCAGGGCCCGGAGCCTTGAGCTCAACGAGAGAACGTGCAA ATGTGACAAACCCCGGAGGTAA
- the vegfab gene encoding vascular endothelial growth factor Ab isoform X4, with the protein MISLTAHIPDEEEQSTRDVLSFLDVYNKSFCQPREVLVDIMTEYPDEVEHIFIPSCVVLTRCAGCCHDEALECTPISTHNVTMEIKVLRPKRQQSNVFKSFTEHSMCACREKKAVKEVTSEKKPRKGKGKGQKRKRKKIREQTVDLPTCEPCCSSCTDRRRRLFVQDPQTCKCFCKHSESDCRARSLELNERTCKCDKPRR; encoded by the exons ATGATCTCGCTG ACTGCTCACATACCCGACGAGGAAGAACAGAGCACACGTGATG TGCTTTCCTTCCTGGATGTGTATAACAAGAGCTTTTGTCAGCCTAGAGAGGTGCTCGTGGACATCATGACGGAGTACCCCGACGAGGTGGAGCACATCTTCATCCCATCGTGCGTGGTGCTGACTCGCTGTGCCGGCTGCTGCCATGACGAGGCGCTGGAGTGCACACCCATCTCCACGCACAACGTCACCATGGAG attaAAGTATTAAGACCGAAGAGGCAACAATCAAACGTCTTTAAGAGTTTTACTGAGCACAGCATGTGTGCATGCAG GGAGAAGAAAGCAGTGAAAGAAGTGACAAGCGAGAA AAAACCCAGGAAGGGAAAGGGCAAAGGTCAAAAACGAAAGCGAAAGAAAATCCGAGAGCAAACGGTCGACCT CCCTACATGTGAGCCGTGCTGCAGCTCCTGCACGGACAGGCGGCGGCGCTTGTTTGTTCAGGACCCCCAGACCTGCAAATGCTTCTGCAAACACTCCGAATCGGACTGCAGGGCCCGGAGCCTTGAGCTCAACGAGAGAACGTGCAA ATGTGACAAACCCCGGAGGTAA
- the vegfab gene encoding vascular endothelial growth factor Ab isoform X1 translates to MTCISFKVPCRQRNRVALYNSSYTRHNRSYFTAHIPDEEEQSTRDVLSFLDVYNKSFCQPREVLVDIMTEYPDEVEHIFIPSCVVLTRCAGCCHDEALECTPISTHNVTMEIKVLRPKRQQSNVFKSFTEHSMCACREKKAVKEVTSEKKPRKGKGKGQKRKRKKIREQTVDLPTCEPCCSSCTDRRRRLFVQDPQTCKCFCKHSESDCRARSLELNERTCKCDKPRR, encoded by the exons ATGAcctgcatttcatttaaagtgCCGTGCAGACAAAGAAACCGCGTGGCTCTTTATAATTCCAGTTACACCAGACATAACAGAAGTTATTTT ACTGCTCACATACCCGACGAGGAAGAACAGAGCACACGTGATG TGCTTTCCTTCCTGGATGTGTATAACAAGAGCTTTTGTCAGCCTAGAGAGGTGCTCGTGGACATCATGACGGAGTACCCCGACGAGGTGGAGCACATCTTCATCCCATCGTGCGTGGTGCTGACTCGCTGTGCCGGCTGCTGCCATGACGAGGCGCTGGAGTGCACACCCATCTCCACGCACAACGTCACCATGGAG attaAAGTATTAAGACCGAAGAGGCAACAATCAAACGTCTTTAAGAGTTTTACTGAGCACAGCATGTGTGCATGCAG GGAGAAGAAAGCAGTGAAAGAAGTGACAAGCGAGAA AAAACCCAGGAAGGGAAAGGGCAAAGGTCAAAAACGAAAGCGAAAGAAAATCCGAGAGCAAACGGTCGACCT CCCTACATGTGAGCCGTGCTGCAGCTCCTGCACGGACAGGCGGCGGCGCTTGTTTGTTCAGGACCCCCAGACCTGCAAATGCTTCTGCAAACACTCCGAATCGGACTGCAGGGCCCGGAGCCTTGAGCTCAACGAGAGAACGTGCAA ATGTGACAAACCCCGGAGGTAA
- the vegfab gene encoding vascular endothelial growth factor Ab isoform X3 produces the protein MTCISFKVPCRQRNRVALYNSSYTRHNRSYFTAHIPDEEEQSTRDVLSFLDVYNKSFCQPREVLVDIMTEYPDEVEHIFIPSCVVLTRCAGCCHDEALECTPISTHNVTMEIKVLRPKRQQSNVFKSFTEHSMCACREKKAVKEVTSENPTCEPCCSSCTDRRRRLFVQDPQTCKCFCKHSESDCRARSLELNERTCKCDKPRR, from the exons ATGAcctgcatttcatttaaagtgCCGTGCAGACAAAGAAACCGCGTGGCTCTTTATAATTCCAGTTACACCAGACATAACAGAAGTTATTTT ACTGCTCACATACCCGACGAGGAAGAACAGAGCACACGTGATG TGCTTTCCTTCCTGGATGTGTATAACAAGAGCTTTTGTCAGCCTAGAGAGGTGCTCGTGGACATCATGACGGAGTACCCCGACGAGGTGGAGCACATCTTCATCCCATCGTGCGTGGTGCTGACTCGCTGTGCCGGCTGCTGCCATGACGAGGCGCTGGAGTGCACACCCATCTCCACGCACAACGTCACCATGGAG attaAAGTATTAAGACCGAAGAGGCAACAATCAAACGTCTTTAAGAGTTTTACTGAGCACAGCATGTGTGCATGCAG GGAGAAGAAAGCAGTGAAAGAAGTGACAAGCGAGAA CCCTACATGTGAGCCGTGCTGCAGCTCCTGCACGGACAGGCGGCGGCGCTTGTTTGTTCAGGACCCCCAGACCTGCAAATGCTTCTGCAAACACTCCGAATCGGACTGCAGGGCCCGGAGCCTTGAGCTCAACGAGAGAACGTGCAA ATGTGACAAACCCCGGAGGTAA